A genomic window from Vagococcus sp. CY52-2 includes:
- a CDS encoding PolC-type DNA polymerase III — translation MSLSPVELYAQLIKQIALDDQLSNYPLLETGEVKKVTVHKKSRLWEFNLGFHHILPMSHYQLLSTHLETAFNDIARTSLVVSSQNKDLNDDLLADYWYHVLKANEEMTNVVKNSLLQTPPFVEDQQVILLVENEGVEKYLSQKHLGRLSELYKRYGFPEFKFVVRIDDTKESDIQKAFEQRQQEQAEELMKQTAAAIEKNQQQKKKQETLEHEGPIQLGRTIPSNEVITRMEDIIEEERRVTIEGFVFDKEIRELRSGRKLLIVKITDYSSSFAVKKFSNNEKDVALFEAIKTGSWLRARGSIQEDTFMRDLVMNCQDLVEVKKELRKDTAPEEEKRVELHLHTNMSTMDATNSATDLVAQAGKWGMPGIAITDHSGAQAYPDAYFAGKKHGVKVLFGVEANIVDDGVPIAYNPKHISLTDATYVVFDVETTGLSAVYDTIIELAAVKMHKGNIIDTFEQFIDPGHPLSQTTIHLTGITDDMVKGSKSEKEVLTLFEEFCRDSILVAHNASFDMGFLNTSYEKYDMPEAPNPVIDTLELSRLLHPELKSHRLNRLTKKYNINLEQHHRAIYDSEATGHLCWIFVKKAQEEFGVYYHDEFNQHIGEGDAYKRARPFHATILAQTQVGLKNLFKLISMSNVNYFYRVPRIPRSKLSEFREGLLVGSACSNGEIFEAMMQKGVEEAKKRAKFYDYIEVMPKQVYAPLIEAELVKNDEDLEDIMTNLVSIGDDLGKIVVATGNVHYLNKEDAIYRKILINSMGGANPLNRYELPDVHFLTTNEMLDAFSFLGEEKAKEIVVDNTRKIMDMCEDVVPVKQELYTPKIEGSEDEITKLSYDEAHRLYGEELPEIVEKRIEKELKSINGNGFSVIYLISQKLVHKSLEDGYLVGSRGSVGSSFVATMTGITEVNPLPPHYLCPECQYSEFFEDGSYGSGFDLPEKDCPKCGAKLSKDGHDIPFETFLGFHGDKVPDIDLNFSGTYQPEAHNYTKVLFGEDYVFRAGTIGTVADKTAYGFVKGYERDNDLSFRGAEIDRLAKGSTGVKRTTGQHPGGIIVIPDYMDVYDFTPIQYPADDQDSEWRTTHFDFHSIHDNVLKLDILGHDDPTVIRMLQDLSGIDPKTIPADDPEVMKIFSGPQVLGVEPDQIYSKTGTLGIPEFGTKFVRGMLEQTKPTTFAELLQISGLSHGTDVWLGNAEELIRQGTTTLADVIGCRDDIMVYLMHAGLEDGLAFKIMESVRKGKGIPDEWQVEMRANNVPEWYIESCLKIKYMFPKAHAAAYVLMALRVAYFKVHHPIFYYAAYFSVRANDFDIVAMSKGKDAVKARMKEITDKGMDASTKEKNLLTVLEIANEMLERGFKFQMIDLYKSDAENFVIDGDTLIAPFRSVPSLGLNVAKQIVAAREEQDFLSKEDLSNRGKVSKTLIEYMTDNGVLKDLPDENQLSLFDML, via the coding sequence TATCAGTTGTTATCTACTCATTTAGAGACTGCTTTTAATGATATTGCGCGTACTTCATTGGTTGTATCGAGCCAAAATAAAGACTTAAATGATGATTTATTAGCAGATTATTGGTATCACGTATTAAAGGCCAATGAAGAGATGACAAATGTTGTGAAAAATTCATTGTTGCAAACACCACCATTTGTTGAAGACCAGCAGGTTATTTTATTGGTTGAAAATGAAGGGGTCGAAAAATATTTAAGTCAAAAACATTTAGGACGCCTTAGTGAGCTATATAAACGCTACGGATTTCCTGAGTTTAAATTTGTTGTTCGAATTGATGACACAAAAGAGTCAGATATTCAAAAGGCGTTTGAACAACGGCAACAAGAGCAAGCAGAAGAATTAATGAAACAAACAGCTGCAGCCATTGAAAAAAATCAACAACAAAAGAAAAAACAAGAAACGCTTGAACATGAAGGCCCAATTCAACTTGGAAGAACGATTCCAAGTAATGAGGTGATCACACGTATGGAAGACATCATTGAAGAAGAACGTCGTGTGACTATCGAAGGGTTTGTGTTTGATAAAGAAATTAGAGAATTACGTTCAGGCAGAAAGTTATTAATTGTCAAAATCACAGATTATTCATCGTCATTTGCTGTGAAGAAATTTTCTAATAATGAAAAAGACGTCGCTTTATTTGAAGCAATTAAAACCGGAAGTTGGTTAAGAGCACGAGGTAGTATCCAGGAAGACACGTTTATGCGTGATTTAGTGATGAATTGTCAAGACTTAGTTGAGGTAAAAAAAGAATTAAGAAAAGATACAGCCCCTGAAGAGGAAAAACGTGTTGAGCTTCATCTTCATACAAATATGAGTACCATGGATGCGACCAATAGTGCCACAGATTTAGTGGCTCAAGCTGGAAAATGGGGGATGCCAGGAATTGCGATTACCGACCATAGTGGCGCACAAGCGTATCCAGATGCTTATTTTGCTGGGAAAAAACATGGTGTAAAAGTGTTGTTTGGTGTGGAAGCAAACATCGTCGATGATGGTGTCCCGATTGCGTATAATCCAAAACATATTAGTTTAACAGATGCGACTTATGTTGTCTTTGACGTGGAAACAACGGGACTATCAGCGGTTTATGACACGATTATCGAGTTAGCTGCTGTGAAAATGCATAAGGGAAACATTATTGATACCTTTGAACAATTTATCGATCCAGGTCATCCATTATCTCAAACAACCATTCATCTGACGGGAATTACAGATGATATGGTAAAGGGGTCAAAATCTGAAAAAGAAGTCTTAACGCTATTTGAAGAGTTCTGCCGTGATAGTATTTTAGTTGCCCACAATGCTAGTTTTGATATGGGATTCTTGAATACTAGTTATGAAAAATACGATATGCCAGAAGCTCCTAATCCAGTCATTGATACCCTGGAACTATCACGACTACTTCATCCTGAATTAAAGTCACATCGTTTAAACCGTTTGACCAAAAAATATAACATCAACTTGGAGCAACATCACCGTGCGATTTATGACTCGGAAGCAACCGGTCATTTGTGTTGGATATTTGTCAAAAAAGCACAAGAAGAATTTGGTGTGTATTATCATGATGAGTTTAATCAACATATTGGTGAGGGAGATGCGTATAAGCGAGCACGTCCATTCCATGCAACGATTCTCGCCCAAACACAGGTAGGGTTGAAAAATTTATTTAAGTTAATCTCGATGTCAAATGTTAATTATTTTTATCGTGTACCACGTATTCCACGCTCGAAGTTATCTGAATTTCGAGAAGGATTGTTAGTGGGTTCAGCATGTAGTAATGGTGAAATTTTTGAAGCGATGATGCAAAAAGGTGTCGAAGAAGCCAAAAAGCGTGCAAAATTTTATGACTATATCGAAGTCATGCCAAAACAAGTTTATGCTCCATTGATTGAAGCAGAACTCGTTAAAAATGATGAGGACTTAGAAGACATCATGACTAATCTGGTGTCGATTGGGGACGATTTAGGTAAGATAGTGGTGGCAACAGGAAATGTTCACTATTTAAATAAAGAAGACGCTATTTATCGTAAAATTTTAATTAATTCGATGGGAGGAGCGAATCCTCTAAATCGCTATGAATTACCGGACGTACACTTTTTAACAACGAATGAAATGTTGGATGCGTTTAGTTTTTTAGGTGAAGAAAAAGCCAAAGAAATTGTGGTAGACAACACACGAAAAATTATGGATATGTGTGAAGACGTTGTACCTGTCAAACAAGAGTTATATACCCCAAAAATTGAAGGGTCAGAAGATGAGATTACGAAATTAAGTTATGATGAAGCACATCGACTTTACGGTGAGGAGTTGCCAGAAATCGTTGAGAAACGAATTGAAAAAGAGCTAAAAAGTATAAACGGGAATGGGTTCTCCGTTATTTATTTAATCTCTCAAAAGCTGGTTCATAAGAGTTTAGAAGATGGTTACTTAGTTGGGTCTCGTGGATCAGTTGGGTCAAGTTTTGTCGCAACCATGACAGGTATTACAGAAGTAAATCCACTTCCACCACATTATTTGTGTCCTGAATGTCAGTATTCAGAGTTTTTTGAAGATGGTAGTTATGGTTCAGGTTTTGACTTACCAGAAAAAGACTGTCCTAAATGTGGGGCTAAACTGTCAAAAGACGGACACGATATTCCATTTGAGACGTTCTTAGGATTCCACGGTGATAAAGTACCCGATATTGATTTGAACTTCTCAGGGACATACCAACCAGAAGCACATAATTATACGAAAGTGTTGTTTGGGGAAGATTATGTTTTCCGTGCCGGAACAATCGGTACAGTAGCTGATAAAACGGCTTATGGGTTTGTAAAAGGCTACGAACGAGACAATGATTTGAGTTTTCGTGGCGCTGAAATTGACCGTCTAGCAAAAGGATCAACAGGTGTGAAACGAACCACTGGACAGCATCCAGGGGGAATTATTGTGATTCCTGATTATATGGATGTGTATGACTTTACCCCAATCCAATACCCAGCTGATGACCAAGATTCTGAGTGGCGTACGACTCACTTTGATTTCCATTCGATTCATGATAATGTGTTAAAACTTGATATACTTGGACACGATGATCCAACAGTGATTCGTATGTTGCAGGATTTATCTGGAATTGATCCAAAAACCATTCCGGCTGATGATCCAGAAGTCATGAAGATTTTCTCTGGACCACAAGTTTTAGGTGTAGAGCCTGATCAAATTTATTCTAAAACAGGTACACTTGGTATTCCTGAGTTTGGGACAAAATTTGTTCGTGGTATGTTAGAACAAACAAAACCAACTACTTTTGCCGAGTTACTACAAATATCTGGCCTCTCACATGGTACAGACGTTTGGTTAGGTAATGCGGAAGAATTAATTCGCCAAGGAACGACCACACTGGCTGATGTGATTGGGTGTCGTGATGATATCATGGTGTATCTAATGCATGCTGGGTTAGAAGATGGCTTAGCGTTTAAGATAATGGAAAGTGTCCGTAAAGGAAAAGGAATACCAGATGAATGGCAAGTAGAGATGCGTGCGAATAATGTGCCAGAGTGGTACATTGAATCGTGTTTGAAAATCAAGTATATGTTCCCTAAAGCCCATGCCGCAGCATATGTGTTGATGGCGCTACGTGTGGCTTACTTTAAAGTGCATCATCCCATTTTTTATTATGCAGCGTATTTCTCAGTTCGTGCTAATGACTTTGATATTGTGGCAATGTCAAAAGGAAAAGACGCGGTCAAAGCACGCATGAAAGAAATCACTGATAAGGGAATGGATGCCTCAACTAAAGAGAAAAACTTATTAACCGTGTTGGAGATTGCTAACGAAATGTTAGAGCGTGGCTTTAAATTCCAAATGATTGATTTGTATAAATCAGATGCAGAAAACTTTGTAATTGATGGTGACACATTGATTGCGCCATTTCGTTCTGTTCCAAGTTTAGGATTAAACGTAGCAAAACAAATTGTGGCCGCTCGTGAAGAACAAGACTTTTTATCTAAGGAAGATTTATCTAATAGAGGAAAGGTATCTAAAACATTGATCGAATACATGACAGACAATGGTGTGTTAAAAGACTTACCAGATGAAAATCAATTGTCCTTGTTTGATATGTTATAA